From the genome of Solea senegalensis isolate Sse05_10M linkage group LG21, IFAPA_SoseM_1, whole genome shotgun sequence:
ATTATATTGTTACTCTATTCATATACATACCACAttacagtggaaacacacacacatatatgatattgtaattaaaacattatatttattttttaatatttatttaatattttagtaaaggtattcaaattaaaaatcatcTTACAGATTCTCAGATTTGCAGGTAACCAGTTTGCCTCTGTCCTGTAGGGGGCGCTCTCCCCTCTCATGCTCCACTGACTCCACCGTGTGTTAATGATGttcctgtttcctctctgcaacttcatatttttcacttttcttcccTGTCTTTGTTCTTTTACTTCCTCATTATTCCacgtattatttgtattatcattattttctcccgtttctctttcttcttcttcttctttgtttttttgtccacgTTTGTCGTCTTTTGTCCTCTCACTGGGTCACAGTTCAAGTTGCTGGAGGTTTGTTtttggacagacagacagacagagaatcaGACTGTTTGAGGTCATCAGATATCagctcagaaaaacacaaacctttgcCACATTCGTCTGTGAGAGCGACCTCAGTCACGCTGTCATCAAGTGTAAATGATGAGTCAGCGTTTCTGACAATATCACTATCTGCctttttattactgtaaaaaacTACTGTTAAAGTTAAtgagcttttatttgttttttttaattattatttttagtgttagtttaaggtctttttttgtaatatggaggaTTTGCAAACCTCTCATGAACCCAAAAGTAAATTTATAAAGATGTAAACTgagtacatgtttttgtaaatgctgtaaatgttttagtttagtttccagtgtatttttttgtaatatggaggcTCTGCCAGGTGCAAACTTCATATTAACCTAAAAGAATtttccacatcactgaggacttcacgtggaccaccaacacaacacagctggtCAAGAAAGCATCACCGCGGCCATGGACCGCAcacgcctgcagagagtggtggtgcagacagctgagaggatcaccaggtctgcacaggagagctgccaccgTCATGAAGGACAACGTGGACCGTCCTCACACCTGTGGTGAAATGCAGGACGACTCTTTCTATAACACTGCCATCAGAATAGTCAACAGCTGAACGGACGACACTAAAGACACTTTAGACACCTTATACACTTGCCTTAAAGTCATCTGTTTACATccctgtcactttaaatctctTACTTGAGCATCTTTGCACTAATTATCACATTTACAATCACAGTTTCCAATAATGTACAGTTTCTCTTTTgaatatatgcatatatttacatatatttgtatgcacattattaggtgcctgctgctgcaaggcaaactagtcagaaccctagggttctcactagattgcattgcagagcaagcatctattgatattccaCTTGCGTTTATTCCGCTcgatattcctcttcctcccgttttttgccgcgcttctcctcccgcagctttgagaaaacccccacacaagttatatcaaaacgtgcgccttgaccgggaatcgtgagctatgacttttctaagactttcgcgtaaccatggcgacagaaatcgcgaaaatgtaaaataattttcactcatttccactcacacaataatgggaaaccgaaaacaaccaagcccacttcggagcatcacagtgtcgtcatactttaacgtagaaacgtggttggaactttaaacgggtcacaagacttgggacttttctgacctaagtcaaagttttgatacatgttacggtttttaaacaatcgcagtttacgttttgtactttttttttacgttttcagattttataatgagtgtgtattgcgttgtgtaggcggcagctagagtgtgccactctagcgagatccagcaaaataatcaccaaaaatctctaaacaaactcttctcctgcccacaatttccaacctacactgataatttttacatcaaaacgttgccatgggcgtcgtctaaccctgtgtgtgttttcatgttcatatgacttgtagtttttcttaaaatcacctcaaagcgcagacaactccggtcacactctccattgactcccatgttaaaatgtctgcttttgagttctggaaaaatcaagacgagggtgattttaaaactgtgatttctctgtcaattcacgtccgtttgtcaccaatttaaatgtgggagttgccgaaagcctcctgacgctcacaaaccaaaaattttatctctatcatcaaccgttcttgaaatatgaccattttaaaacatgctgttttctctgctttctctgctggttttggagagatagagacagtcgtgtgtttgcgtgtgtgtgtgtgtgcgtgtgtgtaaggagcagaggggactttgggaggggcttgtcagtctctctgtattcttccacccaaaactttgacgtctaactcctcccacagttttgagaaaacccccacacatgttatatcaaaacgtgcggctcgaccgggacttgtgtgcgatgactatttctaagcgtttcaagtaaccatggcgacaaaaatcgcaaaaaactgccatataacttccacatacacatgaatgggaaacagaggggcttgtgaatctctctccccctctctcctttaaaactgggtgactccaccaaaaagtacttccaaggtggattggatccaaatcatataacttccacatgccgcaagaactgcaggcaccctcgaaatttcggcacggaattgccgatctagtatttgtttaatatttattattttgtttatatgtatatttatatacaatttTTTAATGCTATTTCTTTTTGTATACTTTATTGCTGGTATTTCTGAGAGGACAGCATTGTTTACTGTGCTGACGACAAGAAACACTAAAAGTACAAAACTACAGTTCAGTTTTAAGAAAGAACGTTTAATTTTGAACTCTTTATCGACAACTCACTTTGTAGACATTGTCAcatttaagttattattattattgttgctgagTTTTCCGTGTTGATGCAGCTGTGACGGTCaaacacagtcagagtcaggaTGTGACCTCACTGGTGGAGACTCTATCAGAcgtctgcacacaaacacacaacattcacAAATAACATCTCATTATGTAACTTTATAAAAGAATATAAGACAAATCACACAAAATGTTTATGTCACACTATTGTTCatatatttaacttcattttacTAACTAATACTGCACATATTTCTTTACATTTGCAGCTGATTGTAAAGGCATAGTTCAGCATTTTTTGTGAggcacttaaaggtccagtgtgtgacatttagatGGGTTTATTgtgcagaaattaaatatactacGCATTAGTATATTAAAAATTGCTTTAAATATGTACATTATAGGAGGCTCTTTGTTTACGGAACCCGCCATTTTGCTCCACCACGTTTCTACGGAAGCCCGAATGGACAAACAAGTCCGACTTTTCCCAAACTGTAGCGTAATACGTAAACAAAGACGAACGGCTCTGTGTTTGCAAATCTGATACGTAAACCAATGATAAGGAAGGAGAGCGTTGTGAAAGAGTTTAACTGTCTTTTTTCTGGCTTGTGAGGACCACCGGAGTTCCCTGGTCCATTTGGTAAAGGAGGCGTGGCTACACAAAACCCGATTTTTTTTCAATGCATGTGTGAAAGTgcggctacttcctgttacgaCGGCTGTTTCCAGGAATATGGCCACTGCTCTTTCAGTCAACTTTGTTCCTGAGGGCGGAGCCAACAGTTATTTCTGGTTTCAATCAAAATTTATCGCACATTTATCGCAAATGTtctaaaatatgattaaaaaaacacatttactgttTGTGTCTTAAGCTAACTTGAGGAGTAAGTTCTGTGGAATAACCAGTAGGTGGCGGAGTGATGAGTGAAGgcgtctcaccactagatgtcactaactctcacacactgcacttttaacagaaggtcatgtgacctcaggagatgaagtgttttttcagtttaaacacaaacacgtccACGGTCACAGAGCAGATGTCTCTCGTCTAACGTCTCACCCCGAGGTCGTGGACGTGTTTCTCCAGATGTTCGATGCGCAGCTGGCGTCTGTCCATCAGTCTGTCCCGGGCTGAAAGCTGCGAGGACAGACCGGCGAGTCGTTGTGCCTGTTTGTCCACGATGACCTGcgacatgaagacaaatgaagaCACATACAGCTGATATTCTGTCTCCTGTGAGACATTCTCTCTGATTCCTCACCTTCATGGAGCTGAAGTCCAGTTGACCCCGTGACCTCGGCTCTTGCGTCAGGGTCTTCAGCGCCTGGAGGACACGGTTGGTCCGGTGCTGCAGGTTCCTCTGCTCCGTGTCCACGTCGTCCAGGCCGCTCTGCAGCTCTTTGACCGTCCTCCACAGTCTGTCCCCACGGGCGCTCAGCATCTGCAGGTCCTTCCTCGCCTAACACACGACACAGGACGTCTCCAGATCacgctgagtcagcatttccaaATATGACAACATGAAGTCCACAAgaacattcaaaaacacaagagtATCAGTTCAAACTCTAAAGTAGCTTCAAAAATAAGTTAATTTCAAGCAGAATTTAAGGTAAAATagcagaaaaaatgtttttatagatATTTCATTAATTGTTTAAATGAGGTCTTCAAGTGAAGTCCTGATCTTCTTGACTGTCTCTGAAGATGTCatgtctcacctgtctgtgaGTCCGTCCCGTCTGTAGTCTCTGCTTCAGGACGTTGTCCAGACTCTTGGTGGCGCCGTCGAGCTCTGCTGCCGCCTGCTCCCCCTGAAGCTCCAGCTGCCTGGAGTTCTCCTCCACGCTCCGCAGCAGGTGAGCCAGGCCCAGCGAGAGCATCCTCAGCTGGGACAGCGGGACATCACCTGCCTCCCGAGACGAGGACGAACCTTCACCTGATGATGAGCACGGACAGATtcccatcatcatcagcagcaggacAAACACCAGCACTTGCTGCacctgctgcacctgctgctcCACCATCATGGTCCAGAAGATCTTTAAGATCCAGATACAGACGTGTGAGATGCTTCAGTGTCTCCAGACTGTGACAGAGAAGAACCAACATCTGCCTGATGAAGCTCAGATGATCTGAGCTCAGacggaggaagaagaagaagaagaagaggaggaggaggaggaggtgggagtgTCCTCAGAGTATAAACAAGGAAGTGTGAGCAGGGATCTGAACGTTCTGTCCTTCAATCTTTTCTGTTCACCGCTGGGATtcaatggaaatgtttttgtcgttaatgactcagcacatttttaaaaatgaggtCGACCAGAGAGCTGAGCCGGATGACgtcaataaaaaaatcaataaaaatagaaatagaaaacatttaaaaaaccagagattatttatgtatttattttcaatcaTCAAAGAGCTGATGATGTGCTTAAAATAAGAGTTTTAACCATTTACTGGCACataaacagcaataaaaagctttattttgattattaagATAATTAAATGTGGTCTGTCAAGAAGAATCTGACTAAAAGAAGCAGAATATATTGCCATGATTTAAGAACATAAACATTTCTGTcgttaaaaatgcaaataaaatgcaaaaaaaaattaaaataaaataaaagcagattaacaacatcaacatttgCTGAACtttcattaaacatttaaataacaacaaaccaGTAGAGACATCTGCTGGCAGTTTGCGGAGTTACAgtcatttattcactcatttCTTGACACTGGAAATGTTTATTCATGCTTTTTATTACAATCTGTTTATTGCAATTCTACTTTTtacaaacaagtaaataaataaatcattcaaagaAAATTACAGTTCATTAAATCTCTGACACAGGTGCAACATTTTAACCAACTATGAAGAAAACAGATGAGCTCCTGCattagatttgatttaaaaagggaatttacttttataaatgtaataaaaatataatataacatgtttACACTGGTTAAAGCAGGTTTTGAAAGTTTTTTGTGCCGGTTTAAGCTttaggaacaaaaacacatgttccatttacatcggaacgGAAAAAAAAGCATGGACGCAATCATATCCTGGGCTAGCTGCCGTTAGCGCTTGTTAGCCAGTGAACCATGGGATTCTCttcaggttgtgttttttttgtgtacacaaacatgttgacggataaaaatgtaacagtACTATGtttacgactgatttactgcgaaacaaataagtaaacaaggtaaaagtagcagtgtttgtgcagTGGTGGCCATCTTGGAAGCCTACACTGGGGCTGGCGAGGTTTCTCCGAGGTTGGAAATCCGACTTATATCGGAAATTTCGAGTTtcaactacaaatggaacacagcagagaattttgtaaaaaatcagtaacattcaataaaaatgacatattgTCAAGATTTTTCAGTactcagttttagtttttagtcACTTTCTTACACATTTAGTGAAGCTTATTGTTGGACTGAACTGTGAATAAGTGAAGGAATTGGACTGAACCACTTCCTACACTCAGTCTGGTCTCGTGCTGATGAACGAGcgtctttgtgtctctgagcCACAGACCAACAAACTGTTCTCTGAAAGTGTGTTGGAGTCGAGTCACGTCACTCACACTGTATGTCAACTCATAAAGCCTGATTTataaagacacagagactcagtgagacacagtgagacacagtgagacacagagccCACGTCTTCCTCCTGCTGTACGATTCAGGAGAAAACTGCAGAGAGACTCTGGGTCAAAGCAGGAGAacaaggacagagacacacagtaagtcttcatttgtcattttaagacACATTTAAGAGATTTAGGAGTCACTTAGGGACATTTTGTACgattctgttttttattgtcatgtCATTTTGCCTGTGTTGACTGAGTCTATCTCAAATTTACCAGATTTATAATTGTTGCCTCTCACAAAAACCTGACACATTTGTTCCTAGCAGCAAAAAATGTCATCTTCCCAAAAACAGCGGTTTGTTTcaaatataatgaatatttgCTATGTATACTTTAAGCTGTACTAGTTTTAAAagattgatttgttttaagtggaaaaaatatattaataaagttgacatttttttaGGGACAAATGCGTCAGGACCTTAGtttctgatttttcttctttcaagaagctttattttgtgtttaaaaattagttttaaaaGTTTAGCTCTGTTTTCTACATTTCCAGTGACAATTATAGTCAATTGCAACAggaatataaattatatattcaTACATGTGCTATACcactttaaaatttaaaaaacctttttatatatgtatacatatatacagtatatatattactgtatattGCTGTTTTactaaaggaagaaaaaagaaactgtgtttaaaggttATTATGGTATTATCGAtccaaaacagcaaaaataGGTCACATATTCCAGCTTTACCGACCTGACATGACACTAAGCagtttagatttattttttctgacTCACTTTGtattttagcttctttttttcaaagtaagagccctttttgttgtttctgtgtcttcatttattttccctAACAAGCCTTTATTGCGAAATAGTACCAACATTTTACCGAGGACAGAGGAACATTTAGAGGCACTCACTGGCTGACACATGATTAtacaaaaaaagtccaacttttttGGAAAAAAGCTAATTTTTGGAAAAATTTGTGATGatagatatttttaaaattttcaaaataaaggtgtctgtgttgatacatagttaatatttttcattttcctttataACTTGATATGAAGTGATGGGCCATCTGGAGATATTTGGAGGGCCGGATTTGGCCCGCAAGCCCCAAGTTTGGAACCCCTGACTGAACAGGAAATGCACTTCAATAACACGGGGCCTCGATCCTGTTTGCTGTGGTTTCAGTTTTTCCGTGTTTGATCCACAGAGGCTCATCGGACATAATGAGCACACGTGACTCCGCCCCTCCAGCTGTTCAATCAGCctccctctgacctctgacctttgcccCCCCTCCACAAACCACGCTCGACTTGTTGGAGGCCGTCAAACGAGACGGCCGCTGGAATTCCTGACTCTCGACGTCACACGCGCTGATTCCGCTGCGAGTGTTTTTCCACAATcacatgtttttaatccacATGTGGAAAACTGTGGATATTTCATATTCACATCTGTCTGATGACATTTATATCAACGGGCTTGTACCTGTTGGTGCACGAGGGCGATGAAAAGTGTTTCCTGGTAATTAACGAGTTGAGTTAAAGGTCAAAAATCTAAAAAGACtgtttttagccacttaaagaAACATGAGACTCAGTTTTAACTGTTAAAggttcttttgtgtgtttttgtgcaaagtGTGGTTGCACTGTGAGTGCATCCATTCTTCACTCTcccatgtcatttttatttttaactataatacatatataatataatacattactATGACAACAGGACAAAATAAATCGCCGTATTATGTGGTtatcttttttcttaaaaatagttttccttgataaacaacaagaaaagtaacacatttacagaagTCTATGATCTTTTTAGTGCAGcgcacacagttgttgatccactgctgcctccatcactacgtttgtgttattttgtgacacaaagtgaAGCTCCTGTGACACAGCTGTGGTCttcacctctgctgctgctgctgctgaagaggaggaagaggaagaggaagaaaaagaggaggagccaCAGAGTTTGTGGGTCAAAGTGAAATAACCTGTTTTCTGAGGTGAGACGAGCAGagcgtgttgttgttgtttgtgatcCGGTCCAGTTCTTAGTCGACTGCTGAACAGAGAATCTCAGCTGCTTGTTCACAGTGGTTAAGTTCTTCACCTGCACAGAGGAAACAGTTTCATCACTGACTGATCATTGACCTCCGAGGctgagactgcagattacaaCAAACTTAGGACATCGTACCACGagtcatgttgtcatgtgatgTTATGATCGAGGATCTGGTCAGGTTCTGGTGAGGCTCTAGTCAAGTTTTGGTCTGGCTCTCATCAGGTTCTGGTTTAGTTATGGTCAAGTCCTGTTCAGGTTCTGGTCAGGTTCTAATTATCAGGTTCTGGTCAGGTTCTAATTATCAGGTTATGGTCAGGTTCTAAACGTAAGTTTCTGGTCAGGTTCTAATCACCAGGATCTGGTCTGGTTCTGGTCTGGTTCTGGTCTGGTTCTGGTCTGGTTCTTCTGGTCTGGTTCTGGTCTGGTTCTGGTCTGGTTCTGGTCCGGCTGTGTGAGGAAACATCTGGCCTCCCTCTTGTGCCTTCTGAGCTGACATCAGTTCCTTCAAACACTGGCTCAGTTCAGCAGGAACATGAGTCTCGGCAACAGAcgacgtgaacacatgaactttcatcctttcatcaagaaaaacaacatgaagacgagaaaatatttactttctttctgttttatgtTCACATGTCCAAAATAaagccttcattcattcattcattcattcattcattcattgaatgTCTGTTCAGTGTGAGTTTCTACAGGCGACTTAAGTTAATGACTCTTTGTTAGCACACGCTGGTTtatagaaaatgacaaattaacTTTTTGCTGCGAAACAAATtctgctttttattattttttttgcaaattaacAATTAAATTAACGACCAATTAGATTTAGTAATTCTgttctgtgtgacagtgagagagTTTAACAAGCTCGTCGTCTCCCTGCTGCTTCATCACACGCCggtgattttattgtttttttttgttaaatcgCTCGTTGGATCGCTCGCAGTTtgaagtttctttgtttttatttgattgtttttactGGAATCACATTCTTTACTCACATGTGGATCATTTTCGTCTCGTCGTTAAACTCATAAAGTCAGAGGACAACGTCGGCTCATTAAGTCTTTATCAGCACAGTGACTcagccaaaacaacaacaaatgggAGAATATTAAGAAtcaaaggtccaatgtgtaagaattacTGGCCTCTAATGGTGACACAGCAGAATGCAGACTCACCACTTCCTGTCAGCTTAAGTTTAAGCTATTTTTAACAATATCTTCACTGCTtcttcaacaggaaactgaagtttgtgtcactcgcTGACTGGTTCACCGCTGGTTCACCTCATTTCCTAACTTTGCTTCCTTTGTTTATTTGAACGACGGCTTTTAACACacaaaactcacaaaataacacattcaaagtTTCACACAGAGGCAGCGCAAAACCAGAGAAAGCCGagaaatcgctgattttctcagaggactttggtgcaggagagtgaacaAGTGACAAAGTGACCCagaaacataacataacaaacATGACATATTCAGCCAAGGCCAGTGATTTTCTTGTGAAATACATATTGTTCCATGTCCACAcagatacttttattttgaaatcctgtgAAATATCTATCATTGCGATATCATGACGTAATTTCAAGctcaaaaataacattttaatctaTTTTACTTCATTATTCACATGACTACagataaaatatctactgtaaaattgtatttttagtcCATCAGAAGTGATTGTCGTGTGAATTGACCACTAGATGGAGACAGAGGATAAATATATGTGAATCTGCAGCTTTGACGTTCACCTCTGCACTTGTGTTGTGACTGGAtaatgatatatgtatatatctatctatctatatatatatatatatatatatatatatatatatataaaaatgttatcAACGGTGTATGCATgtctttcctttattttatcAAACCTGCTCTGCTgtaatttctttcattttgttgtttttgactttttctttttttgagacAACAAAagataatcacacacacaaacagacaagtTATTGTCTCAATCGATCACAAACgacagctttaaaaacattttcagaggAACTGTGGCGATCGATAGATGTTCTACTGCACAAAGGAATAATAAAGAGAGAGATTCAGGCTCCAGAACAAACTGAAATCAAAGCTTTGTGTTCAGCAGCAGTTTCCctgcatgagtgagtgagtgagtgagtgagtgagtgagtgagtgtggtcACACACAGCAGGTCACTGCCATGTCATTGCTTTAAGTTTGTCACACTTAGGGCTTCATGCTGCTCAGAATCCACTGTTTTTATGGAGATTTAAAGTCACACTCAGGGGATTTTAGGCTCCTCCCACTTTTGACAAAACAATTTATTGTtagagcaaaaagaaaaacgtaCGATTAAAAAACAGCACAGTCggaattgtttttcatttattaacaatGACTATAATTGTACAAATCTGCTTTAGACTTTAAAAATGTCtcgaaatgacactaaaatcactgaacatttttttacttcacaGTCCAGATTCAGTGGAGGGACTTGTTTATGAAGACTAATCTGTGGACAGTGGTCTGTCAAGTCCAGTCTGCAGAGACCGGTCTATAGAGAGCAGTTTGTGTAGACCAGTCTTTAGGGACCAGTCTCTGTAGACCAGAACAGCCAACATAATTCCCTCTCTGAGTGTCTTTGAAAACCgtgttattgatttttgttaTGAAAGTGAAAGGAAAAGAGAACAAATGGACGAGTgaactgatggatggatgactggCATGGTtaatgtatggatggatggatggatggatgatggtaGTGCAGGTGAATGTGAGTAGTACGGAGGATCAATGAATGATTGATAGAGCGGgtagatgaatgaattaatggaTAAATGGTAGACTGGTtaaacagatggatggatgaatgtggCGTGTTGGCGCACAGTGGGATCAATGAGTGTCAGCTGACTGagcgtgtgactgtgtgagcgGAATGAGATCAATCCACAGCTCGCTGACTCCATGACTCTGACCTTGGAGAGACCGCGCCAATTAAAACTGTCCAACGTAACCGCGCTCGGACCGtcgctcagcagcagcaacatcagcagcagtaacatcagcagcagtaacatcagcagcagtaacattaGCAGAGTACTGCCAGCGTCCAGCGTCCCGTCATCGCTGCATAATTCAACATTATCAAACGTATGTGCGGTGAATGGTAAACAGCGAGCTCAGAGCTCCGGGGGCTGAAACTGTGTCAGCGATGGTGTGAACGCACAGCTCACTCGCCTTTAAAATCAATAGTGAGTCCACAGGAAGTGAGCAAATCGATTGactgtgaagctgctgctgctgctgctgctgc
Proteins encoded in this window:
- the LOC122758466 gene encoding uncharacterized protein LOC122758466, whose product is MMVEQQVQQVQQVLVFVLLLMMMGICPCSSSGEGSSSSREAGDVPLSQLRMLSLGLAHLLRSVEENSRQLELQGEQAAAELDGATKSLDNVLKQRLQTGRTHRQARKDLQMLSARGDRLWRTVKELQSGLDDVDTEQRNLQHRTNRVLQALKTLTQEPRSRGQLDFSSMKVIVDKQAQRLAGLSSQLSARDRLMDRRQLRIEHLEKHVHDLGTSDRVSTSEVTS